A region of Kribbella sp. NBC_01245 DNA encodes the following proteins:
- a CDS encoding cobalamin B12-binding domain-containing protein has product MSATSPLRVVVAKPGLDGHDRGAKVVARALRDAGMEVVYTGLHQTPEQIVETAIAEDADAIGLSVLSGAHMTLFKKVRELLIAREADDIVVFGGGIIPEADLEPLAELGVHKIFTPGATTVEIVEWVRANVGDASAAEHATGNAGSAQSS; this is encoded by the coding sequence ATGTCAGCCACCAGCCCGTTGCGGGTCGTCGTCGCCAAGCCTGGGCTCGACGGTCATGACCGGGGTGCGAAGGTGGTCGCCCGCGCCCTGCGTGACGCCGGGATGGAGGTCGTCTACACCGGCCTGCACCAGACCCCGGAGCAGATCGTGGAGACGGCCATCGCCGAGGACGCGGACGCGATCGGCCTGTCGGTGCTGTCCGGCGCGCACATGACCTTGTTCAAGAAGGTCCGGGAGCTGCTGATCGCCCGCGAGGCCGACGACATCGTGGTGTTCGGCGGCGGCATCATTCCCGAGGCCGATCTGGAGCCGCTGGCCGAGCTCGGCGTGCACAAGATCTTCACCCCCGGCGCGACCACGGTCGAGATCGTCGAGTGGGTCCGCGCGAACGTCGGTGACGCCTCGGCGGCCGAGCACGCTACCGGTAACGCGGGGTCAGCTCAGTCCAGCTGA
- a CDS encoding esterase/lipase family protein: MTAEPEEASRSGIREALEGLKYGARSALSPKVIQGAAVEIGWLTTHLAMYPLGLVRDSEHRADRLNLDSLTPAQRGLLIGDVEAAATPIVLTHGIIDNHTVFALMRRNLLRRGFSRLRTFSYSPLTLDVRRTAERMGAEIEALCAEAGYERIHVIGHSLGGLIARYYVQRLGGDERVHTCVTLGTPHQGTQAARLLPWPLVKQLRPDSDLMAELAEPAPGCKTRFLAFYSDVDQLIVPQRRARIDHPDLSARNVRISGVGHLSLPFDGEVVHQISGALSHLDETGAVA, from the coding sequence ATGACCGCAGAGCCGGAAGAGGCCAGCCGGAGCGGTATCCGCGAGGCCCTCGAGGGACTGAAGTACGGCGCTCGCTCGGCCTTGTCGCCGAAGGTCATCCAGGGTGCCGCGGTGGAGATCGGCTGGTTGACCACCCACCTGGCGATGTACCCACTCGGCCTGGTTCGCGATTCCGAGCATCGCGCCGACCGGCTGAACCTGGACAGCCTGACCCCGGCTCAACGCGGTCTGCTGATCGGCGACGTCGAGGCGGCCGCCACCCCGATCGTGCTGACTCACGGCATCATCGACAACCACACCGTCTTCGCGCTGATGCGGCGCAATCTGCTCCGTCGCGGTTTCAGCCGGCTGCGCACGTTCTCGTACTCCCCGCTCACCCTCGACGTACGTCGTACCGCCGAGCGGATGGGCGCCGAGATCGAGGCGCTGTGCGCGGAGGCCGGCTACGAGCGGATCCACGTGATCGGGCACAGCCTCGGCGGCCTGATCGCCCGGTACTACGTGCAGCGACTGGGCGGGGATGAGCGGGTGCACACCTGCGTCACGCTTGGCACGCCACACCAGGGCACCCAGGCGGCCCGGCTGCTGCCGTGGCCCTTGGTGAAGCAATTACGCCCGGACAGCGACCTGATGGCAGAGCTCGCGGAGCCCGCGCCAGGGTGCAAAACGCGCTTCCTGGCCTTCTACAGCGATGTAGACCAGCTGATAGTTCCGCAACGCCGGGCGAGGATCGACCATCCCGACCTGTCCGCGCGTAATGTGCGCATCAGTGGAGTGGGTCACCTCTCACTCCCGTTCGACGGCGAGGTCGTGCACCAGATCTCCGGTGCGCTGTCCCACCTCGACGAGACCGGGGCCGTCGCCTAG
- a CDS encoding M23 family metallopeptidase codes for MTAALAAAAGAVGFSHSSLASPTQANSAVNIAALNATMGKAELSAVTTARIERRQLATRDSSRLQLAQTASVKKQAAADRTAKARAAKLDAYRKVTQVRATALARAKAAAEKAELLKLQSATRAEMMLTGYRITATFGQGGTRWARNHTGTDFAADLGTRIGAVMKGEVIQAEFSGPYGRQVKVRHTDGTVTSYSHMNSFSVSVGDLVYAGDKLGEVGSSGNSTGPHLHFEVLPDGETAINPMPWLRDHGLHP; via the coding sequence TTGACCGCAGCGCTCGCCGCCGCGGCCGGAGCAGTGGGTTTCAGCCACAGCTCCCTCGCCTCACCCACCCAGGCGAACTCCGCGGTGAACATCGCCGCGCTGAACGCCACCATGGGCAAGGCCGAGCTCTCCGCCGTCACCACTGCCCGGATCGAGCGTCGCCAACTCGCCACCAGGGACTCGTCCCGCCTCCAGCTCGCGCAGACTGCCTCCGTCAAGAAGCAGGCCGCCGCCGACCGGACCGCCAAGGCCCGCGCCGCCAAGCTGGACGCCTACCGCAAGGTCACCCAGGTCCGCGCCACCGCCCTCGCCCGGGCCAAGGCCGCCGCCGAGAAGGCCGAGCTGCTGAAGCTGCAGTCCGCCACTCGCGCCGAGATGATGCTGACCGGCTACCGCATCACCGCCACCTTCGGCCAGGGCGGCACCCGCTGGGCCCGGAACCACACCGGCACCGACTTCGCCGCCGACCTGGGCACCCGGATCGGCGCCGTCATGAAGGGCGAGGTCATCCAGGCCGAGTTCTCCGGTCCGTATGGCCGTCAGGTCAAGGTCCGGCACACCGACGGCACCGTCACGTCGTACAGCCACATGAACAGCTTCTCGGTCTCCGTAGGGGACCTGGTCTACGCCGGCGACAAGCTCGGCGAGGTCGGCTCCAGCGGTAACAGCACCGGCCCGCACCTGCACTTCGAGGTGCTACCCGACGGTGAAACTGCGATCAACCCGATGCCCTGGCTCCGCGACCACGGTCTGCACCCGTAA
- a CDS encoding DUF6886 family protein yields the protein MRPGPGEVLHFSEDPGITRFRPQVVAVRSTPLATPYVWAVDSDRAPDYWFPRQCPRAMAWVGPQTSEQDRLRLIGPGESRVHAIEYGWLEAMRTVELYAYRLPSETFTPYDAAVVSTAPEVLPLGPPERVPDLFTLHAEAGIQLRVLPNLHAFWSAVTTSTLEFSAIRLRNAQPSVLSQKFVP from the coding sequence ATGCGTCCTGGTCCGGGTGAAGTCCTGCACTTCTCCGAGGATCCGGGTATCACGCGATTCCGCCCGCAGGTCGTCGCCGTCCGGTCGACGCCGCTTGCCACGCCTTACGTGTGGGCCGTCGATTCCGACCGCGCCCCCGACTACTGGTTCCCCCGCCAATGCCCGCGCGCGATGGCCTGGGTTGGACCGCAGACTTCTGAGCAAGACCGCCTACGGCTGATCGGGCCGGGCGAATCCCGCGTTCACGCGATCGAATACGGCTGGCTCGAGGCCATGCGAACCGTCGAGCTGTACGCCTACCGCCTGCCGTCCGAAACCTTCACGCCGTACGACGCCGCCGTGGTCTCCACCGCGCCCGAGGTACTGCCGCTCGGACCACCCGAACGAGTCCCCGACCTCTTCACCCTGCACGCGGAAGCCGGCATCCAACTCCGCGTCCTCCCCAACCTCCACGCCTTCTGGTCCGCAGTCACCACCAGCACCCTGGAGTTCAGCGCCATCCGCCTCCGCAACGCCCAACCTAGTGTCCTGAGTCAGAAGTTCGTGCCTTAG
- the pcrA gene encoding DNA helicase PcrA, which produces MTTLFSPDELPIPLETPPALRKVGPEELLDGLNPQQRAAVVHAGKPLLVVAGAGSGKTRVLTRRIAYLLAARDAHPGSILAITFTNKAAAEMRERVTELVGGRAKMMWVSTFHSSCVRILRRDIKRFGISSTFSIYDDTDSKRLMTLVCRDLDLDVKRYAPRAVLNWISTQKNELIDYEAAAAKASNHLEETYAECYKTYQERLAQANALDFDDLLMTTVNLFQAFPEVREYYRRRFRHVLVDEYQDTNHAQYTLIRELCADFEPGANDGPMAPPAELMVVGDADQSIYAFRGATIRNILAFEEDFTNAETILLEQNYRSTQNILTAANAVISRNEGRKAKNLWSDSGPGEQIAVYVADNEHDEAQFVADEIDRLTDAGDAKPMDVAVFYRTNAQSRVFEEVFIRTGLPYKVVGGVRFYERKEVRDALAYLRVLVNPEDTVSLRRILNVPKRGIGDRAEATVEALAQRERISFSQALRKAEDAPGIASRSLNSITSFLEILDELQAMVDSGAPPDDILDVALHRSGYHDELEKSTDPQDETRLENLAEFVAVAREFVEEAGAAGEPSDLQAFLERVALVADADSIPDQGDDGGVVTLMTLHTAKGLEFPVVFLTGMEDGVFPHSRSLNDMKELEEERRLAYVGITRARQRLHLSRAAVRSAYGAPQHNPPSRFLDEIPAELLDWRRDESAITRWSGTGTSSGGSSGFTSRYEAPRRTGGVGDKPVLSLKPGDRVVHDSFGMGSVVVVRGEGQQAQADIDFGSEGVKRLLLRYAPVEKI; this is translated from the coding sequence ATGACCACGCTCTTCTCTCCAGACGAACTCCCGATCCCGCTCGAGACTCCGCCGGCGTTGCGCAAGGTGGGGCCCGAGGAGCTGCTGGACGGGCTCAACCCGCAGCAGCGGGCCGCTGTCGTGCACGCGGGTAAGCCGCTGCTGGTGGTGGCCGGTGCCGGCTCGGGCAAGACCAGGGTGCTGACCCGGCGGATCGCGTATCTGCTGGCCGCCCGGGATGCCCACCCGGGGTCGATCCTGGCGATCACGTTCACCAACAAGGCCGCGGCCGAGATGCGTGAGCGGGTGACCGAGCTGGTCGGCGGCCGGGCGAAGATGATGTGGGTCTCGACGTTCCACTCGTCGTGTGTGCGGATTCTGCGCCGCGATATCAAGCGATTCGGCATCAGTTCGACGTTCTCGATCTACGACGACACCGACTCCAAACGGCTGATGACGCTGGTCTGCCGCGATCTCGACCTGGACGTCAAACGCTATGCGCCGCGCGCCGTACTGAACTGGATCTCCACCCAGAAGAACGAGCTGATCGACTACGAGGCGGCCGCCGCGAAGGCGTCGAACCACCTCGAGGAGACGTACGCCGAGTGCTACAAGACGTACCAGGAGCGACTCGCCCAGGCGAACGCGCTGGACTTCGACGACTTGCTGATGACCACGGTCAACCTCTTTCAGGCCTTTCCCGAGGTCCGGGAGTACTACCGCCGCCGGTTCCGCCACGTGCTCGTCGACGAGTACCAGGACACGAACCACGCGCAGTACACGTTGATCCGTGAGCTCTGCGCCGACTTCGAGCCGGGCGCGAACGATGGCCCGATGGCGCCGCCGGCCGAGCTGATGGTGGTCGGCGACGCGGACCAGTCGATCTATGCCTTCCGGGGCGCGACGATCCGCAACATCCTCGCGTTCGAAGAGGATTTCACCAACGCCGAGACGATCCTGCTCGAGCAGAACTACCGCTCCACGCAGAACATCCTCACCGCGGCCAACGCTGTCATCAGCCGCAACGAGGGCCGCAAGGCGAAGAACCTCTGGTCCGACTCCGGCCCCGGCGAGCAGATCGCGGTGTACGTCGCGGACAACGAGCACGACGAGGCGCAGTTCGTCGCGGACGAAATCGACCGGCTCACCGACGCGGGTGATGCCAAACCGATGGACGTGGCCGTCTTCTACCGGACGAACGCGCAGTCCCGGGTTTTCGAAGAAGTCTTCATCCGCACCGGCCTGCCGTACAAGGTCGTCGGCGGCGTGCGCTTCTACGAGCGCAAGGAGGTCCGCGACGCGCTGGCCTACCTGCGCGTGCTGGTCAATCCCGAGGACACGGTCTCGCTCCGGCGCATCCTGAACGTGCCCAAACGCGGCATCGGCGATCGCGCCGAGGCGACGGTCGAGGCCCTCGCTCAGCGCGAGCGGATCTCGTTCTCGCAGGCGTTGCGCAAGGCCGAGGACGCGCCGGGAATCGCCAGTCGCTCACTCAACTCGATCACCTCGTTCCTCGAGATCCTGGACGAATTGCAGGCCATGGTCGACTCGGGCGCCCCGCCGGACGACATCCTGGACGTCGCGCTGCACCGCTCGGGCTATCACGACGAGCTGGAGAAATCGACGGACCCGCAGGACGAGACTCGCCTGGAGAACCTGGCCGAGTTCGTCGCGGTCGCGCGGGAGTTCGTCGAGGAGGCCGGCGCCGCGGGCGAACCGTCCGACCTGCAGGCGTTCCTGGAGCGGGTCGCGCTGGTCGCGGATGCCGACTCGATTCCGGACCAGGGCGATGACGGTGGCGTGGTCACGCTGATGACGCTGCATACGGCGAAGGGCCTCGAGTTCCCGGTGGTGTTCCTGACGGGGATGGAGGACGGCGTCTTCCCGCACTCCCGCTCGCTCAACGACATGAAGGAGCTGGAGGAGGAGCGCCGCCTGGCGTACGTCGGGATCACGCGGGCCCGGCAGCGGTTGCACCTGTCGCGGGCGGCGGTTCGCAGCGCGTACGGCGCTCCGCAGCACAACCCGCCATCGCGATTCCTGGACGAGATCCCGGCTGAGTTGCTCGACTGGCGCCGCGACGAGTCCGCGATCACCCGCTGGTCCGGCACCGGTACGTCGTCCGGTGGCTCGAGCGGTTTCACCAGCCGGTACGAGGCGCCGCGTCGTACGGGCGGAGTCGGCGACAAGCCCGTGCTCAGCCTCAAACCGGGCGATCGGGTCGTGCACGACAGCTTCGGGATGGGCAGTGTCGTGGTGGTCCGCGGCGAAGGGCAACAGGCCCAGGCCGATATCGACTTCGGCTCCGAAGGCGTGAAGCGTCTATTACTCCGTTACGCGCCGGTAGAGAAGATCTAG
- a CDS encoding PIG-L deacetylase family protein, translating into MTIPIAKPRPDAEIERVLAIVAHPDDLDFGGAGTIANWTRAGIEVTYCIVTDGQAGGFEPDRDRAEMPDVRRAEQTAAAAHVGVRDLRFLGYVDGRLEPTYEVIRDIVQVIRQVRPQRLLGQSPERNWSRLVTSHPDHLAAAEATLRALFPAAGNPFAYPELTEEAWTVDELWMMEHPEKNHYVDVTDTVDAKLAALLCHESQHPDPAQLETTIRTWLTTNAQAAGLPTTHLAEPFTVIRL; encoded by the coding sequence ATGACGATTCCGATCGCGAAGCCCCGTCCTGACGCCGAAATCGAGCGGGTGCTGGCGATCGTCGCGCACCCGGACGACCTCGATTTCGGTGGCGCCGGCACCATCGCGAACTGGACTCGCGCGGGTATCGAGGTGACCTACTGCATCGTCACCGACGGGCAGGCAGGCGGTTTCGAGCCGGACCGCGATCGCGCCGAGATGCCCGACGTACGCCGTGCGGAGCAGACCGCGGCGGCCGCCCACGTCGGCGTACGGGATCTCCGCTTTCTCGGGTACGTCGACGGCCGCCTCGAGCCGACGTACGAGGTGATCCGCGACATCGTCCAGGTCATCCGCCAGGTACGCCCGCAACGCCTGCTCGGCCAATCCCCCGAACGCAACTGGTCCCGCCTGGTCACCTCGCACCCCGACCACCTCGCCGCCGCCGAAGCCACTCTGCGCGCGCTCTTCCCGGCCGCCGGCAACCCTTTCGCCTACCCGGAGCTGACCGAGGAGGCCTGGACCGTCGACGAACTCTGGATGATGGAACACCCGGAGAAGAACCACTACGTCGACGTCACCGACACCGTCGACGCCAAACTCGCGGCCCTGCTCTGCCACGAAAGCCAGCACCCCGACCCGGCCCAACTCGAGACCACGATCCGCACCTGGCTCACCACCAACGCCCAAGCCGCCGGCCTCCCCACCACCCACCTAGCCGAACCCTTCACCGTCATCCGCCTCTAA